One region of Rhodophyticola sp. CCM32 genomic DNA includes:
- a CDS encoding LysE family translocator has product MFTPGPNVILLTASGARFGFRPTMPHILGVVVGVGITAGLTGLGIGTLLISRPGLELGLKLAASAWILRMAWQLWRSGAAPDAQSHRGRPFTFLEAVLFQWINPKIWAIALAAAAIHGADLGPVEEARRLALAFSGLNLFVCLFWTAAGAALAYLLSRPGAWRIFARFMAIGLAVSALMVFL; this is encoded by the coding sequence CTGTTCACGCCGGGGCCGAATGTGATTTTGCTGACTGCATCCGGCGCCCGTTTCGGGTTTCGCCCGACAATGCCGCATATTCTGGGTGTGGTGGTCGGGGTTGGTATCACGGCGGGCCTGACCGGGCTGGGTATCGGCACGCTTCTGATATCCCGCCCGGGTCTGGAACTTGGCCTCAAACTGGCGGCCTCGGCCTGGATTTTACGGATGGCATGGCAGCTTTGGCGCTCAGGCGCGGCACCGGATGCGCAGTCTCATCGGGGGCGGCCCTTCACCTTTCTGGAGGCGGTGCTGTTTCAATGGATCAACCCCAAGATCTGGGCCATCGCACTGGCGGCCGCAGCAATCCATGGCGCCGATCTGGGGCCCGTGGAGGAGGCGCGGCGGCTGGCTCTGGCGTTTTCCGGTCTCAATCTGTTTGTCTGCCTGTTCTGGACCGCTGCCGGGGCGGCGCTGGCCTATCTGTTGTCGCGCCCCGGCGCATGGCGAATTTTTGCGCGTTTCATGGCCATTGGGCTTGCTGTCTCTGCGCTCATGGTTTTTCTTTAG
- the rfbC gene encoding dTDP-4-dehydrorhamnose 3,5-epimerase, whose translation MKIDQTPIVGLLILTPRRFADDRGYFSESWNRNTLASHGIHMEFVQDNHSMSEAVGTIRGLHAQTPPHAQAKLVRCGHGCIYDVAVDARRGSPTFGQWFGVELSAANGRQLLIPAGFLHGFVTRAPESELIYKCSDVYAPECEASVRFDDPRLAIDWGLAGRTPVLSAKDDAAGAFTAFDSGIAWEGAAP comes from the coding sequence GTGAAAATCGACCAGACACCGATTGTCGGCCTGCTGATTCTGACGCCCCGGCGCTTTGCCGATGACCGGGGGTATTTCAGCGAAAGCTGGAACCGCAACACCCTTGCAAGCCATGGCATCCACATGGAATTCGTGCAGGACAATCATTCAATGTCCGAGGCTGTGGGCACGATCCGCGGGTTGCATGCGCAAACCCCGCCCCATGCCCAGGCCAAACTGGTGCGCTGCGGGCATGGCTGCATCTATGACGTGGCGGTGGATGCGCGGCGCGGCTCCCCCACATTCGGGCAGTGGTTCGGTGTGGAACTGAGCGCCGCGAACGGCAGGCAGTTGCTGATCCCGGCGGGGTTCCTGCATGGGTTTGTCACCCGCGCCCCGGAAAGTGAGCTGATCTATAAATGCAGCGATGTCTATGCCCCGGAATGCGAGGCAAGCGTGCGGTTTGACGACCCCAGGCTGGCGATTGACTGGGGATTGGCGGGCCGCACACCGGTTTTATCGGCCAAGGATGACGCGGCAGGGGCCTTCACGGCTTTCGATTCCGGCATCGCCTGGGAAGGGGCCGCGCCATGA
- a CDS encoding CoA pyrophosphatase: MGRLVDLDDLRAALTRPARPSSDYDLNPEFALPETRKLRPAAVLVVIAEGAQGAEVILTKRASHLKHHPGQIAFPGGKVDEGDADAVDAALREAEEEIGLPRSHASVIGQMPPHETVTGYEVTPVLAVLKGVFDPVSEPGEVAEVFRAPLGVLMDPNAYRVEGRRWRGVWRRFYVVPYGPYYIWGATARMLKSLADRVAR; the protein is encoded by the coding sequence ATGGGCCGGTTGGTTGATCTTGACGATCTGCGCGCGGCGCTGACCCGGCCCGCGCGCCCGTCATCTGATTATGATCTCAACCCTGAATTTGCCTTGCCCGAAACCCGCAAACTGCGCCCGGCCGCTGTGCTGGTGGTGATTGCAGAGGGTGCGCAGGGGGCCGAGGTGATCCTGACCAAGCGCGCCTCCCATCTCAAACACCATCCGGGGCAGATCGCCTTTCCCGGCGGCAAGGTGGATGAGGGCGATGCAGATGCGGTGGATGCAGCCCTGCGCGAGGCCGAGGAAGAAATCGGACTGCCGCGCAGCCATGCATCGGTGATCGGGCAGATGCCGCCCCATGAAACGGTGACGGGCTATGAGGTGACACCGGTTCTGGCGGTTTTGAAGGGCGTGTTTGACCCTGTTTCCGAACCCGGTGAGGTGGCGGAAGTCTTTCGCGCGCCGCTGGGCGTTCTGATGGACCCCAACGCCTATCGGGTGGAAGGGCGGCGCTGGCGCGGGGTCTGGCGACGGTTCTATGTGGTGCCCTATGGTCCCTATTACATCTGGGGGGCCACGGCGCGGATGCTGAAATCGCTGGCCGACCGGGTCGCCCGATGA
- a CDS encoding CCA tRNA nucleotidyltransferase: protein MRLQAGWMAHPGTRALCQALTDAGHQALFVGGCVRNELIGAEVADIDIATDATPDRVTALVETAGLRAVPTGIDHGTVTVIAKGRPHEVTTFRKDMETDGRHATVSFSTDIAEDAARRDFTMNALYATPEGEVLDPVGTGLSDLTDRCLRFIGVPEDRIREDYLRILRFFRFHAWYADPDGGMDADGLAACAALSGGLETLSKERISAEITRLLSAPDPAPAVAAMVQAGVLARILPGADARRLPILVDMETTLPLPLPPDPIRRLAALGGDAPGTALRLGKAEAKRLSLLRDGVAASAGPGELGYRHGAAAARDILLLRAASFEHPLLPADLASAARGAAAEFPVSAADLMPGLTGAALGARLAVLEQRWIASGFALDRAALLS, encoded by the coding sequence ATGAGGTTGCAGGCAGGCTGGATGGCCCATCCCGGAACGCGGGCCTTGTGTCAGGCATTGACGGATGCGGGCCATCAGGCGCTGTTTGTGGGCGGCTGTGTGCGCAACGAGTTGATCGGCGCCGAGGTTGCAGATATCGACATTGCCACTGATGCGACACCTGACAGGGTGACCGCATTGGTGGAAACCGCCGGGCTGCGCGCCGTGCCCACGGGCATTGATCATGGCACGGTGACGGTGATTGCCAAAGGCAGGCCCCATGAGGTGACCACATTCCGCAAGGATATGGAAACCGATGGCCGACATGCGACCGTGTCGTTTTCCACCGATATTGCCGAGGATGCCGCCCGGCGCGATTTCACCATGAACGCGCTGTATGCCACCCCGGAGGGGGAGGTGCTGGACCCGGTGGGCACCGGTCTGTCCGATCTGACAGACCGGTGTTTGCGCTTTATCGGTGTGCCAGAGGATCGTATTCGCGAAGACTATCTGCGCATCCTGCGTTTCTTCCGGTTCCATGCCTGGTATGCGGACCCGGATGGCGGGATGGATGCGGATGGTTTGGCGGCCTGTGCGGCTCTGTCAGGCGGATTAGAGACACTATCAAAGGAAAGGATCAGCGCTGAGATCACCAGACTTCTGTCTGCGCCTGACCCGGCCCCGGCGGTTGCCGCGATGGTGCAGGCCGGTGTTCTGGCCCGCATCCTGCCCGGCGCGGATGCGCGGCGTTTGCCGATACTGGTGGATATGGAAACCACACTGCCCCTGCCCCTGCCGCCTGACCCGATCCGCCGCCTGGCGGCACTGGGCGGCGATGCGCCGGGCACGGCCCTGCGGCTTGGCAAGGCCGAGGCAAAACGGCTGAGCCTGCTGAGAGACGGTGTTGCGGCCTCTGCCGGACCGGGGGAGCTTGGCTATCGTCATGGTGCGGCTGCCGCCCGTGATATCCTGCTGCTCAGGGCGGCCAGTTTTGAACACCCGCTTCTCCCCGCCGATCTTGCGAGTGCCGCGCGCGGGGCGGCGGCGGAATTTCCGGTCAGCGCCGCCGATCTGATGCCGGGGCTGACCGGTGCCGCCCTTGGCGCCCGTCTGGCGGTGCTTGAACAGCGCTGGATCGCGTCGGGCTTCGCGCTTGACCGCGCCGCCTTGCTGTCCTGA
- the rfbB gene encoding dTDP-glucose 4,6-dehydratase translates to MKLMVTGGAGFIGSAVVRLAIARGHQVVNVDALTYAACLDNVASVAASPGYAFEQADIRDRAAMDQVLDRYQPDAIMHLAAESHVDRSIDGPLDFIDTNLRGTATLLEAARAYWVGLGKPEGFRFHQISTDEVFGSLGPEGQFSESSPYAPNSPYAASKAGADHLARAWHETYGLPVVLSNCSNNYGPFHFPEKLIPVVILNALAGKTIPVYGTGSNVRDWLYVEDHAEALLTVLQKGRTGRSYAIGGEAEARNIDLVQNLCAILDRTRPKAIPYADQIRFVADRPGHDQRYAIDPSRIREELGWRPSVTLEEGLDRTVNWYLENEDWWRRLQTRAGVGDRLGKAT, encoded by the coding sequence ATGAAACTGATGGTCACCGGCGGCGCGGGGTTCATTGGGTCCGCCGTGGTGCGGCTGGCGATTGCGCGCGGGCATCAGGTGGTGAATGTGGATGCGCTGACCTATGCGGCCTGTCTTGACAATGTGGCCTCGGTCGCCGCCAGCCCGGGTTACGCCTTTGAACAGGCCGATATCCGCGACCGCGCGGCCATGGATCAGGTGCTGGACAGATATCAGCCCGATGCAATCATGCATCTGGCCGCCGAAAGCCATGTGGACCGGTCAATTGACGGCCCGCTTGATTTCATCGACACAAATCTGCGCGGCACTGCCACCCTGCTGGAGGCTGCCCGGGCCTATTGGGTGGGTCTGGGCAAACCCGAAGGTTTTCGTTTCCACCAGATTTCCACCGATGAGGTGTTCGGCAGTCTGGGGCCGGAGGGGCAGTTTTCCGAAAGCAGCCCCTATGCCCCCAACAGCCCCTATGCCGCCTCCAAGGCGGGGGCCGATCATCTGGCCCGCGCCTGGCATGAAACCTATGGCCTGCCGGTGGTTCTGAGCAATTGTTCCAACAATTACGGGCCGTTCCATTTTCCTGAGAAACTGATCCCTGTGGTGATCCTGAACGCCCTCGCCGGAAAGACCATTCCGGTCTATGGAACAGGGTCTAACGTGCGGGATTGGCTCTATGTTGAAGATCATGCAGAGGCACTTTTGACCGTCCTGCAAAAGGGACGGACCGGGCGCAGCTATGCCATTGGCGGCGAGGCCGAGGCGCGCAATATCGACCTGGTGCAAAACCTCTGCGCCATCCTTGATCGCACACGCCCGAAAGCCATCCCCTACGCCGATCAGATCCGGTTTGTCGCGGATCGGCCCGGCCATGATCAACGCTATGCGATTGATCCGTCCCGCATCCGGGAGGAGCTTGGCTGGCGGCCCAGCGTGACGCTGGAGGAAGGGCTGGACCGCACCGTGAACTGGTATCTGGAAAATGAAGACTGGTGGCGCAGGCTGCAAACCCGGGCCGGGGTGGGCGACCGCCTTGGCAAAGCGACATGA
- the rfbD gene encoding dTDP-4-dehydrorhamnose reductase translates to MTVLVFGATGQVGNALADLPDVIALGRAEADLSMPETCRAAIKTAMPDLVINAAAFTDVDGAEAEEELAQIINAEAPAAMAQSCAALNIPLVHISTDYVFDGSGQAPRKPDAPTGPLGAYGRSKLAGEEALRAAGGPHAILRTSWVFDGSGKNFVTTMLRLGAARDRLSIVADQIGGPTPADALAKACMQIGQHLCETPGDSGTYHFAGQPDVSWAGFARTIFQTAGLACVVEDIATSAYPTPAKRPLNSRLDCRRMNAVFGLSRPDWRAHLAAYLSSVKGP, encoded by the coding sequence ATGACGGTTCTGGTGTTCGGGGCCACAGGGCAGGTGGGCAATGCCTTGGCCGATCTGCCCGATGTCATCGCGCTTGGCCGGGCCGAGGCTGATCTGTCTATGCCGGAAACCTGCCGCGCCGCCATCAAAACGGCAATGCCCGATCTGGTCATCAATGCCGCTGCCTTCACCGATGTCGACGGGGCCGAGGCAGAGGAGGAGCTGGCGCAGATCATCAATGCGGAGGCACCCGCCGCCATGGCGCAATCCTGTGCCGCGCTGAACATTCCGCTGGTCCATATCTCCACCGATTATGTCTTCGATGGCAGCGGGCAGGCGCCCCGGAAACCTGACGCGCCCACCGGTCCTCTCGGCGCCTACGGGCGCAGCAAACTGGCGGGGGAGGAGGCCCTGCGCGCCGCAGGCGGGCCCCATGCAATCCTGCGCACATCCTGGGTGTTTGACGGTTCGGGCAAGAATTTCGTGACCACGATGCTCCGCCTTGGCGCCGCTCGCGACCGGCTGAGTATTGTTGCCGATCAGATCGGCGGCCCCACCCCTGCCGATGCCCTGGCAAAGGCCTGCATGCAGATCGGCCAGCATCTGTGCGAGACGCCCGGTGACAGCGGCACCTATCATTTCGCGGGCCAGCCCGATGTCAGCTGGGCCGGTTTCGCCCGCACCATATTCCAGACCGCCGGCCTTGCCTGCGTGGTGGAGGACATTGCCACATCCGCCTACCCGACCCCGGCAAAACGGCCGCTGAACTCCCGCCTGGATTGCCGCCGCATGAATGCGGTTTTCGGCCTGTCCCGGCCTGATTGGCGGGCGCATCTGGCGGCATATCTCTCTTCTGTGAAAGGTCCGTGA
- the hslO gene encoding Hsp33 family molecular chaperone HslO yields MTLTTKIAWDDTVLPFQLDRSDIRGRVARLDGTLDRILSQHAYPPGVEAMVAEMALLTALVGQTIKLRWKLSLQVRGDGPLRLIATDFFAPAEDGAPAQIRAYASYDAEAFDGNADPFAQIGKGYFAILIDQGAGNAPYQGITPIAGGALTACAEAYFAQSEQLPTRFALSYGRAQEPGGQVQWRAGGVMLQHMPKASPHVAGEGGTGEGGLLSAGDILDADEEENWSRANLLLDTVEEIEMIGPHVAPTDLLVRLFHEESPRVFDAQPVQFGCTCSPAKVRQSLSIYSARDIAHMTTEAGIVTADCQFCGAHYQFDPLTLGFEAEKPADGGDGPVG; encoded by the coding sequence ATGACACTGACCACCAAAATTGCCTGGGACGATACCGTCCTGCCGTTTCAGCTTGACCGGAGCGATATTCGCGGCCGGGTCGCCCGGCTGGACGGCACGCTTGACCGGATCCTGTCGCAACATGCCTATCCGCCGGGGGTGGAGGCGATGGTGGCCGAAATGGCGCTGCTGACCGCGCTGGTCGGGCAGACCATCAAGCTGCGCTGGAAATTGTCGCTGCAGGTGCGCGGGGATGGCCCCCTGCGCCTGATCGCGACAGATTTCTTTGCCCCGGCCGAGGATGGCGCACCGGCGCAGATCCGCGCCTATGCCAGCTATGATGCCGAGGCGTTTGACGGCAATGCCGACCCGTTCGCGCAGATCGGCAAAGGGTATTTCGCCATTCTGATCGACCAGGGGGCGGGGAATGCGCCCTATCAGGGGATCACGCCGATTGCGGGCGGCGCGCTGACCGCCTGCGCCGAGGCGTATTTCGCCCAGTCCGAGCAATTGCCGACCCGTTTCGCGCTCAGCTATGGCCGCGCGCAGGAACCGGGCGGGCAGGTGCAATGGCGTGCCGGGGGCGTGATGTTGCAGCATATGCCCAAAGCCTCCCCCCATGTGGCGGGTGAAGGGGGCACGGGTGAGGGCGGTCTGCTTTCGGCTGGTGATATTCTGGACGCGGATGAAGAAGAGAACTGGAGCCGGGCCAATCTGCTGCTCGACACGGTGGAAGAGATCGAGATGATCGGCCCGCATGTCGCCCCCACCGATCTGCTGGTGCGGCTGTTTCATGAGGAAAGCCCCCGGGTTTTTGATGCGCAACCGGTGCAGTTCGGCTGCACCTGTTCGCCTGCGAAAGTGCGGCAAAGCCTGTCGATCTATTCGGCCCGGGATATCGCCCATATGACCACCGAGGCCGGGATTGTCACCGCAGATTGTCAGTTCTGCGGGGCGCATTACCAATTCGATCCGCTGACACTGGGGTTCGAGGCGGAAAAACCAGCGGATGGTGGCGATGGGCCGGTTGGTTGA
- a CDS encoding ABC transporter ATP-binding protein, with protein MIGRLQPVLAWLGARIDGFAPADSAPPQTLWAFTRWCLKGAWPVIGLATLASALAGTMEVFSALLLGMIIDRTVESGALLTYFSDNWALILGYVGFFLLFRPVIFGASAAFNGIIIPPNIYPLVQSRLHRWSLGHAISFFDNDFAGRIAQKQMQTARAMTTVVAEVINAIAFALASLVGSVLMLSFIDWRIALVLLIWLGLYFWMIAWFLPRIRKRAAARAGARAMVTGQVVDTITNIKTVKLFGHTRHEDTAAIRAMEVLRDRSLEFGYLSTGFRLALMTVAGLLPVLLILGAVLLWRQGIASPGDIAATGAVAMRISQMTGWVSFTLMGIYSNIGEIENGMHTLTPPHSLTDHDNALELERAKGQISFDTVSFAYGRQAGGISGLSLAVEPGEKLGIVGASGAGKSTLVALLLRLYDAEQGRILLDGSDVRDLTQDSLRRQIGMVTQETAMFNRSARDNILYGRPGASEADMLSAARRAEADSFITGLEDHTGRTGYDAHLGERGVTLSGGQRQRIALARAFLKDAPVLVLDEATSALDSEVEAAIQTTLADVMEGKTVIAIAHRLSTIARMDRIVVMDEGRIVEEGTHQALLAQDGLYARYWNRQSGGFIGTREAAE; from the coding sequence ATGATCGGGCGCCTTCAGCCGGTTCTTGCCTGGCTTGGGGCGCGGATCGACGGGTTCGCTCCGGCCGACAGCGCGCCGCCGCAGACCCTCTGGGCCTTCACCCGCTGGTGTCTGAAAGGCGCCTGGCCGGTGATCGGGCTTGCGACGCTGGCCTCGGCCCTGGCCGGCACGATGGAGGTGTTCAGCGCGCTGTTGCTGGGCATGATCATTGACAGAACCGTGGAAAGCGGCGCGCTGCTGACCTATTTCAGCGATAACTGGGCGCTGATTCTGGGCTATGTCGGGTTTTTCCTGCTGTTCAGGCCGGTCATTTTCGGGGCCAGCGCGGCGTTCAATGGCATCATCATTCCGCCGAATATCTACCCGCTGGTGCAAAGCCGGTTGCATCGCTGGTCGCTTGGCCATGCGATCAGCTTTTTCGACAATGATTTCGCCGGGCGCATCGCCCAGAAACAGATGCAGACGGCGAGGGCCATGACCACGGTGGTGGCCGAGGTGATCAATGCGATTGCCTTTGCGCTGGCCTCCCTTGTGGGTTCGGTTCTGATGCTCAGCTTCATCGACTGGCGCATCGCGCTGGTCCTGCTGATCTGGCTGGGGCTTTATTTCTGGATGATCGCCTGGTTTCTGCCGCGAATACGCAAACGGGCCGCGGCACGGGCCGGGGCGCGGGCCATGGTGACGGGCCAGGTTGTGGACACGATCACCAATATCAAGACCGTCAAGCTGTTCGGGCACACCCGCCATGAAGATACGGCCGCGATCCGGGCGATGGAGGTATTGCGCGACCGGTCGCTGGAGTTCGGCTATCTCTCCACCGGGTTCCGGCTGGCACTGATGACTGTTGCGGGGCTGCTGCCGGTGTTGTTGATCCTGGGCGCCGTATTGCTGTGGCGTCAGGGCATTGCCAGCCCGGGTGATATTGCGGCAACCGGCGCGGTTGCCATGCGCATCTCGCAGATGACCGGATGGGTCAGTTTTACGCTGATGGGCATTTACAGCAATATCGGCGAGATCGAGAACGGGATGCATACGCTGACCCCGCCGCATAGCCTGACCGACCATGACAATGCGCTGGAGCTTGAACGGGCAAAGGGCCAGATCAGTTTCGACACTGTCAGCTTTGCCTATGGGCGTCAGGCGGGCGGGATTTCGGGGCTGAGCCTGGCGGTGGAACCCGGTGAGAAACTGGGGATTGTGGGGGCGTCGGGTGCCGGGAAATCAACCTTGGTGGCGCTGCTTTTAAGGCTCTATGATGCGGAACAGGGTCGCATTTTGCTGGATGGTTCCGACGTGCGGGATCTGACGCAGGACAGTCTGCGCCGTCAGATCGGGATGGTCACCCAGGAAACAGCGATGTTCAACCGCTCGGCCCGCGACAATATCCTCTATGGTCGCCCCGGCGCCAGTGAGGCGGATATGCTGTCGGCTGCGCGCCGGGCCGAAGCCGACAGTTTCATCACCGGTCTGGAGGATCACACGGGCCGCACAGGTTATGATGCCCATCTGGGCGAACGTGGCGTGACCCTGTCAGGCGGGCAACGCCAGCGGATCGCCCTGGCCCGTGCCTTTCTGAAAGACGCGCCGGTGCTGGTGCTGGATGAGGCGACCAGCGCTTTGGACAGCGAGGTCGAGGCGGCGATTCAGACCACGCTGGCCGATGTGATGGAGGGGAAAACCGTGATCGCCATTGCCCATCGCCTGTCAACCATCGCCCGGATGGACCGGATCGTGGTGATGGATGAGGGCCGGATCGTCGAGGAGGGCACACATCAGGCGCTTCTGGCGCAGGACGGGCTTTATGCGCGCTACTGGAACCGGCAATCAGGCGGGTTCATCGGCACCCGTGAGGCGGCAGAGTGA